From Gimesia panareensis, the proteins below share one genomic window:
- the ybeY gene encoding rRNA maturation RNase YbeY, producing the protein MSSTNGMNTTDQYQIDIQNSQNQLAIDETQLQEAARYLLQTEQVTQAEISLAIVDNPTMRELNRQYLSHDYDTDVLSFLLECHPADTPENPELRGAGKSIEGEIIVSADMAMSMAEQYHWSAESELLLYVVHGLLHLCGYDDLSDEELKVMRLREQQIFDHWKLQIPRREE; encoded by the coding sequence TTGAGTAGCACCAACGGAATGAATACCACCGACCAGTACCAGATTGACATCCAGAATTCTCAAAACCAACTCGCGATCGATGAGACTCAACTGCAGGAGGCAGCCCGCTATCTGTTACAGACAGAGCAGGTCACCCAGGCAGAAATCAGCCTGGCAATTGTCGATAATCCAACCATGCGAGAACTGAACCGACAATATCTCTCACACGATTATGACACCGATGTCCTGAGTTTCCTGCTGGAATGTCACCCTGCTGACACTCCAGAAAATCCGGAATTACGCGGAGCCGGGAAGTCCATCGAAGGGGAAATCATTGTCTCAGCAGACATGGCAATGTCCATGGCAGAGCAATACCACTGGTCCGCAGAGAGTGAATTACTGCTGTATGTGGTCCATGGGCTGCTGCATCTCTGCGGTTATGACGACCTGTCTGACGAGGAATTGAAAGTCATGCGGTTACGGGAACAACAGATTTTTGATCACTGGAAGCTGCAAATTCCCCGACGTGAAGAGTGA
- a CDS encoding hemolysin family protein: MTRHMVPLAISVLIILTLFSGLLGFSLRDFSRSRLETLCTEAGVPDRFSEILRSHPTVLLAADFCYLAGVILLSMILTRLYIQFPSEFNSLAETLQFAAQLLLILVVGILVLTTIPWTLSRIAGERFLQLFWPLIRWVPFFLAPMTWLSWKIDEFSHRLAGKEENKNGREANISEEILSVVEEGARGGILESEAGKMIQRVMELQDEDVGAIMTQRMDMEYISVNATLDEALLKFIDVGHSRIPVIGESTDDIVGILYARELLKHYSKENQNLNSAEQLTIQDLMFTPFYIPETTGIDSLLETMQKEHVHMAIVIDEYGGVAGLVTMEDVLEEIVGDIVDEFDEEEEQMVFEVGENVVEVDARVHIDDLNEQYDYGLPEGKDFDTIGGFVITQFGKVPQVGETMTWQQLRIEVIESDERRISKLRIELDPSLMEEIDADA; this comes from the coding sequence TTGACCCGACATATGGTCCCGCTGGCAATTTCTGTTTTAATTATTCTAACCCTGTTTTCAGGATTACTGGGTTTTTCATTAAGAGATTTCTCTCGCAGCCGCCTGGAGACACTGTGTACCGAAGCAGGAGTCCCGGATCGATTCAGCGAGATTCTGCGTTCGCATCCGACGGTCCTGCTGGCAGCCGATTTCTGTTATCTGGCCGGGGTCATCCTGCTTTCGATGATCCTGACGCGGCTCTACATCCAGTTTCCCTCTGAATTCAATTCGCTGGCTGAGACCCTTCAGTTTGCGGCCCAGTTGCTGCTGATACTCGTGGTGGGGATTCTGGTTCTGACCACTATTCCCTGGACCCTGTCTCGCATCGCGGGAGAACGCTTCCTGCAGCTGTTCTGGCCCCTCATCCGCTGGGTTCCTTTCTTCCTGGCTCCCATGACCTGGCTCTCGTGGAAGATCGATGAATTCTCGCACCGACTGGCGGGCAAAGAGGAAAACAAAAACGGTCGTGAAGCGAATATCAGTGAAGAAATTCTCTCGGTCGTAGAAGAAGGGGCCCGGGGCGGAATCCTGGAATCCGAAGCCGGGAAGATGATTCAGCGGGTGATGGAACTGCAGGATGAAGACGTCGGCGCCATCATGACGCAGCGGATGGATATGGAATATATCTCTGTCAATGCCACGCTGGACGAGGCACTGCTTAAATTCATCGATGTCGGACATTCGCGTATCCCCGTGATCGGAGAATCCACAGACGATATCGTCGGGATTTTATATGCCCGTGAGCTGCTCAAACACTATTCGAAAGAAAATCAGAATCTGAACTCGGCTGAACAGCTCACCATCCAGGACCTGATGTTTACGCCGTTTTACATCCCGGAAACGACGGGCATTGACTCCCTGCTGGAAACAATGCAGAAAGAGCATGTGCACATGGCGATTGTCATCGACGAATATGGCGGGGTGGCAGGCCTGGTCACGATGGAGGATGTCCTCGAAGAAATCGTCGGTGATATCGTTGATGAATTCGACGAAGAAGAAGAGCAGATGGTCTTTGAAGTCGGAGAGAACGTGGTGGAGGTTGATGCCCGCGTTCATATCGATGATCTGAATGAACAGTATGACTACGGACTGCCGGAGGGCAAGGACTTCGACACGATTGGCGGCTTCGTGATCACTCAGTTCGGCAAGGTCCCCCAGGTGGGAGAGACGATGACCTGGCAGCAGCTGCGGATTGAGGTGATTGAATCCGATGAGCGCAGAATCAGCAAATTACGAATCGAACTCGATCCTTCCCTGATGGAAGAGATCGACGCCGACGCTTAA
- the dusB gene encoding tRNA dihydrouridine synthase DusB, producing MNQTLPPQPESRPPLCYGALKLESRYLLSPLAGYTNLPFRRIVRELGGVGLATTDLVNARGLLEGSEKTLQLIQTCPEDSPFAVQIFGSNPDYMRDAAQLLESRNVDSIDINMGCPVNRIVKGGAGASMMCRPSDTVSLVQTVVEAVKLPVTVKMRLGWDDSDLSAPFFAREFEKVGIVAVAIHGRTREQGFKGTVNHDGIRQVVEAVESIPVIGNGDVTSIADADHMLKTTGCAGVSIGRGALANPWIFRQLVQWEQTGTCDPPGNFDERLELLLRQFHYLLEMTTESRAISMFRKMGHWYLKSMRVKPALRHEFQCAQNLADFDQAIRRIAAQGPTSGSRTGTLPDMHIPVPGGPVERW from the coding sequence ATGAATCAAACCTTACCTCCCCAGCCTGAGTCTCGCCCGCCCCTGTGTTATGGGGCTCTCAAATTAGAATCGCGTTATCTGCTCTCCCCACTGGCCGGGTATACAAATTTACCTTTTCGGCGGATCGTCCGTGAGTTAGGTGGCGTGGGTCTGGCGACGACCGATCTGGTCAATGCCCGGGGATTGCTGGAAGGGAGCGAGAAGACACTCCAGTTGATTCAGACCTGTCCGGAAGACTCTCCCTTCGCAGTCCAGATCTTCGGAAGCAATCCAGATTACATGCGGGATGCGGCTCAGCTACTGGAATCACGCAACGTGGATTCGATCGATATCAACATGGGGTGCCCCGTCAACCGAATTGTGAAAGGGGGCGCCGGTGCCAGTATGATGTGTCGGCCCAGTGATACGGTTTCCCTGGTTCAGACAGTCGTGGAAGCAGTCAAGCTACCTGTCACGGTCAAGATGCGTCTGGGCTGGGATGACAGCGATTTATCGGCTCCCTTCTTTGCGCGGGAATTCGAGAAAGTAGGAATCGTCGCTGTGGCCATTCATGGTCGCACGCGCGAACAGGGATTTAAAGGGACCGTGAATCATGACGGGATCAGGCAGGTGGTCGAAGCCGTTGAATCCATTCCGGTGATTGGAAATGGGGATGTAACTTCAATTGCGGATGCAGATCATATGCTGAAGACGACGGGTTGTGCGGGGGTTTCCATTGGTCGGGGGGCACTGGCCAATCCCTGGATCTTCCGGCAACTCGTGCAGTGGGAGCAGACAGGAACCTGTGATCCCCCGGGTAATTTTGATGAGCGGCTCGAACTGCTGCTGCGTCAGTTCCACTATCTGTTAGAGATGACCACTGAATCGCGCGCCATTTCGATGTTTCGGAAAATGGGGCATTGGTATCTGAAGTCGATGCGGGTCAAGCCGGCTTTGCGGCATGAATTTCAATGTGCCCAGAATCTGGCAGATTTTGATCAGGCGATCCGCAGAATTGCAGCTCAGGGGCCGACTTCAGGCTCTCGCACCGGGACGCTGCCGGACATGCACATTCCTGTACCAGGCGGACCGGTCGAACGCTGGTAA
- the xerC gene encoding tyrosine recombinase XerC gives MHDAIDSFLRYLEIERNASELTLKSYSEDLGSLLEYLTEYEGELLSPDQIGISELRRFVAYLHECQYERTTIARRLACLRSFFRYCCREGFTKTNPAKPLRTPRTGRKLPHFLTTDQIGALLEAPPANQKMGLRDRAILETLYSAGLRVSELVSLNLSDWDQDANIIRVLGKGRKERIAPIGSYAAKALQRWTAEREAKSQNHPDADALFLNRLKTRLTSRSVGRMLEKYLLQTGLDKKTSPHTLRHSFATHLLDGGADLRSVQELLGHKSLTTTQIYTHVSTARLRETYEKAHPHAQKNQKKS, from the coding sequence CTGCATGATGCCATTGACAGTTTCCTCCGCTACCTGGAGATCGAACGCAATGCTTCAGAGCTGACGCTGAAATCGTATTCCGAAGATCTGGGCAGCCTGCTGGAATACCTGACGGAATACGAAGGCGAACTGCTGTCTCCCGATCAGATCGGCATCAGTGAGTTGAGACGATTCGTTGCGTATCTGCATGAATGCCAGTACGAACGCACCACCATCGCCAGACGCCTGGCGTGCCTGCGCAGCTTTTTCCGTTACTGTTGCCGGGAAGGCTTCACCAAAACCAACCCGGCGAAACCCCTGCGGACACCACGGACAGGCAGAAAACTGCCTCATTTTTTAACCACCGATCAGATTGGCGCGCTGCTGGAAGCACCGCCGGCTAATCAGAAAATGGGACTCAGAGACAGGGCGATTCTGGAAACGCTTTACTCTGCGGGTCTGCGTGTTTCCGAACTCGTGTCACTGAACCTGAGTGACTGGGACCAGGATGCGAATATCATCCGCGTCCTGGGTAAAGGCCGTAAGGAACGCATTGCCCCCATCGGCAGCTATGCTGCCAAAGCCCTGCAGCGCTGGACTGCAGAACGGGAAGCCAAATCCCAGAACCATCCCGATGCGGATGCGCTGTTTTTGAACCGGCTGAAAACGCGGCTCACATCGCGCAGTGTGGGGCGTATGCTCGAGAAATATCTGCTGCAGACCGGGCTTGATAAGAAAACGAGTCCCCACACGCTCAGACACAGCTTCGCTACACATCTGCTGGACGGGGGGGCGGATCTGCGCAGCGTCCAGGAATTACTGGGACATAAGAGCCTGACGACCACTCAGATTTACACCCATGTCAGCACGGCACGTCTGCGTGAAACTTACGAAAAAGCACATCCCCACGCTCAGAAAAATCAGAAGAAATCCTGA
- a CDS encoding Gfo/Idh/MocA family oxidoreductase, producing the protein MMDQRIQIKAVYDPVRSRAEQVSSHWDAAVASGIEALTTRYPVDAFLLLDSEWMNHFPLKVLSQQHRPVYIAGGLGEDLDLLESIHNRATEQLVTLMPEFSRRYSQATSRFFELVVTRLGKPVSIHLQTCRPAADQQVEIPGQKNETDFLVGLIDWCCYVMRTKPVKVHSTFHSDSSDQSEDHWRIKIEFLPDPVTAAERFALIDIKQQQQSTDSLYPRHQIICRNGHAEFHSPDEIHWENDTESMTESLKSDRQELEVMLDHFCRRAVGGIIPVANIRDVCQAIRLVQLSRYSLESGTPQDYQSDKGTA; encoded by the coding sequence ATGATGGATCAGCGGATCCAGATCAAAGCCGTCTACGATCCGGTGCGCAGTCGGGCCGAACAGGTGTCCTCTCACTGGGATGCTGCAGTGGCTTCCGGGATCGAGGCATTGACGACCCGTTATCCCGTCGATGCTTTCCTGCTGCTCGATTCGGAATGGATGAATCACTTTCCACTCAAGGTGCTCAGCCAGCAGCACCGTCCCGTCTATATCGCTGGTGGCCTTGGAGAAGATCTGGATCTCCTGGAGTCGATTCATAATCGAGCGACCGAACAACTGGTCACTTTAATGCCGGAATTCAGCCGTCGTTATTCCCAGGCGACCAGCCGCTTCTTTGAACTGGTTGTCACGCGGCTGGGTAAGCCGGTTTCAATACATCTGCAAACCTGTCGACCTGCAGCAGATCAACAGGTTGAGATCCCGGGACAGAAGAATGAAACCGATTTCCTGGTCGGCTTAATTGACTGGTGCTGTTATGTGATGCGAACCAAGCCGGTGAAAGTGCATTCGACCTTCCACTCTGATTCGAGCGATCAGTCGGAAGACCACTGGCGGATCAAGATTGAATTTTTACCGGATCCGGTTACCGCAGCGGAGCGTTTTGCGCTGATTGATATCAAGCAACAGCAGCAGTCGACAGATTCCCTCTACCCCAGGCATCAGATTATTTGTCGCAATGGACATGCCGAGTTTCACTCACCTGATGAGATCCACTGGGAAAATGATACAGAATCGATGACAGAGTCACTGAAAAGTGATCGCCAGGAACTGGAGGTCATGCTCGATCACTTTTGTCGACGGGCCGTGGGCGGGATTATTCCGGTTGCGAATATCAGGGATGTCTGTCAGGCGATCCGTCTGGTTCAACTGTCCCGCTACAGCCTGGAATCAGGAACTCCTCAGGACTATCAATCGGACAAAGGGACCGCCTGA
- a CDS encoding calcium/sodium antiporter: protein MLMAVEPLEILKMIIGITPPASILVSVFLILLGMLSITKGGDYFTDSAVEIARLTRIPPVIIGATIVSMSTTFPELMVSVTSTLSGKGDLAVGNALGSCLCNIGLIIGSCALLKGFLSWKRNTESGIPVSRFTIVGPGFFMLFSGVLVWLFSLFSTGGATTQAGVPAEYAIARWQAGILVCILVAYIIFTLRVAIASRHDFGEEQEEPPQVDNLFTYSFKLALIFLGGAALVVLGSKLLVTNAVQVARYFEVSELLIGLTILAVGTSLPEFTISVLSIIKGHGALGTGNIIGANVLNINMVIATCALIHPLPIQRQTVLFDGPVVILLMVAMLGLSWKRKAISTASGFVLLLIYLVYLLLATFWFSG, encoded by the coding sequence ATGTTGATGGCTGTTGAGCCGCTCGAAATCTTGAAGATGATCATTGGAATAACCCCCCCTGCTTCCATTCTCGTCAGCGTATTCCTGATTCTTCTGGGCATGCTCAGTATCACCAAGGGGGGAGATTATTTCACCGACAGTGCTGTCGAGATCGCTCGGTTGACCCGGATCCCCCCCGTCATCATCGGGGCCACAATTGTCAGCATGTCGACGACATTTCCGGAATTGATGGTCTCGGTGACGAGTACTCTTTCTGGTAAAGGGGATCTGGCAGTGGGGAATGCACTGGGATCCTGCTTATGTAATATCGGTCTGATAATTGGTTCCTGTGCACTGTTGAAAGGCTTTCTGTCCTGGAAACGGAATACGGAAAGCGGGATTCCCGTATCCCGGTTTACGATTGTGGGCCCCGGTTTTTTCATGCTCTTCTCCGGTGTGCTGGTCTGGTTGTTCAGCCTGTTTTCAACTGGAGGTGCGACAACGCAGGCTGGTGTTCCGGCAGAGTATGCGATCGCCCGCTGGCAGGCAGGAATCCTGGTCTGCATTCTGGTGGCATATATCATCTTCACTTTGCGGGTGGCGATTGCTTCACGACACGATTTCGGCGAAGAGCAGGAAGAGCCACCCCAGGTAGACAATCTGTTTACTTACAGTTTCAAACTGGCGCTGATTTTTCTGGGCGGGGCGGCACTGGTTGTGCTGGGAAGCAAGCTGCTGGTGACCAACGCCGTTCAGGTGGCCCGTTATTTTGAAGTTTCCGAACTGTTGATCGGGTTGACCATTCTCGCCGTCGGCACCTCTCTTCCGGAATTCACCATCTCGGTACTCTCGATCATCAAAGGACATGGTGCTCTGGGGACAGGAAATATCATTGGTGCGAATGTCTTGAACATCAACATGGTGATTGCGACATGTGCCCTGATTCATCCCCTGCCCATTCAGCGTCAGACGGTGTTATTCGATGGCCCTGTCGTGATTCTGTTAATGGTGGCCATGCTGGGGCTCTCCTGGAAACGCAAAGCGATTTCGACAGCCAGTGGGTTTGTGCTGTTGCTGATTTACCTGGTGTATCTGTTGTTAGCGACATTCTGGTTCAGCGGGTAA
- a CDS encoding ornithine cyclodeaminase encodes MDDKTKGPVDPQEETAAGVSEEIELQGHIIDSLLLPKILDEITVLGGDFAIDEISIGHSRSDSSRAQIKVSAPDEETLQTILTQIAQHGAVPLEQHDCLLAPADMDGAFPEGFYCTTNQKTEIRVDGNWIPVSLQEMDCGIVVSADLKTAHCLPMADVHQGELVVLGSRGTRVFPIERGTPDVAGFSFMNSTVSSEKPKGVTVREIAAEMRRARQGSGKILVVAGPAVVHTGSRDYFSQLIKEGYVNLLFAGNALATHDIEESFYGTSLGISMEHGGSSEEGHEHHLRSINRIRRLGSIQNAVEQGVLTSGIMYECVKNQVPFLLAGSIRDDGPLPDVITDTVVAQRKMREMVEGVSFCLMIATTLHSIAVGNLLPASVRVVCVDINPATVTKLADRGTFQTVGLVTDVEPFLRVLLDEINKTS; translated from the coding sequence ATGGACGATAAAACCAAAGGCCCCGTTGATCCCCAGGAAGAGACTGCTGCAGGAGTCAGTGAAGAAATCGAGTTACAGGGGCACATTATCGACAGCCTGCTGCTGCCGAAGATCCTGGATGAGATTACCGTCCTCGGAGGCGATTTCGCCATTGACGAAATCTCAATTGGCCATTCCCGCTCAGACAGCAGCCGGGCACAAATCAAAGTCTCAGCTCCCGATGAGGAGACGCTGCAGACCATCCTGACACAGATCGCCCAGCATGGTGCCGTTCCCCTCGAACAGCACGATTGCCTGCTGGCACCGGCAGACATGGACGGGGCATTTCCCGAAGGGTTCTACTGCACAACAAACCAGAAGACCGAGATTCGGGTCGACGGCAACTGGATTCCCGTCTCGCTCCAGGAAATGGACTGCGGCATCGTTGTCAGTGCCGATCTCAAGACCGCCCACTGCCTGCCCATGGCCGATGTGCATCAGGGAGAACTGGTCGTGCTCGGCAGTCGAGGAACCCGTGTCTTCCCCATTGAGAGAGGCACTCCGGATGTGGCTGGTTTTTCCTTCATGAACAGTACGGTCTCCAGCGAAAAACCTAAAGGAGTTACAGTCCGTGAGATTGCTGCTGAAATGCGCCGCGCCAGACAGGGATCAGGCAAGATCCTGGTGGTGGCAGGCCCGGCTGTCGTGCATACCGGCAGCAGAGACTATTTCAGTCAACTGATCAAAGAAGGATACGTGAATCTGCTGTTCGCCGGAAACGCCCTGGCGACGCATGACATTGAAGAATCTTTTTATGGAACCAGCCTGGGAATTTCGATGGAACATGGCGGCTCCAGTGAAGAGGGGCACGAGCACCATTTGCGTTCGATTAACCGGATCCGTCGCCTGGGCAGCATTCAGAATGCAGTCGAACAGGGGGTCCTGACTTCGGGGATCATGTATGAATGTGTGAAAAATCAGGTCCCCTTTTTACTGGCAGGCAGCATCCGCGATGACGGACCATTACCAGACGTGATCACAGACACGGTCGTCGCGCAACGGAAAATGCGTGAAATGGTCGAAGGCGTTTCCTTCTGCCTGATGATCGCAACGACCCTGCACTCGATTGCCGTCGGAAATTTGTTACCAGCCAGCGTCAGAGTGGTCTGCGTTGATATTAATCCGGCGACCGTCACCAAACTGGCAGATCGGGGTACGTTTCAGACAGTCGGGCTGGTCACTGATGTCGAACCGTTCTTGAGAGTCCTGCTGGATGAAATCAATAAAACATCATGA
- a CDS encoding cupin domain-containing protein, with translation MQESTQKKYHVADFAQIEGTSCPCGTARRAFADVEEFPGTLHVTEISETAELHYHRKLTETYYFLECGADARMQLDDEIIPVHAGMSIVIPPGVRHRAIGTMKIINIVFPKFDPEDEWLD, from the coding sequence ATGCAGGAATCAACACAAAAAAAATATCACGTTGCTGATTTTGCCCAGATCGAAGGGACATCCTGCCCCTGTGGGACCGCGCGACGCGCATTTGCTGATGTGGAGGAATTCCCCGGAACGCTGCACGTCACCGAGATCTCAGAGACGGCTGAACTGCACTATCATCGCAAACTGACGGAAACCTATTACTTCCTCGAATGCGGTGCAGACGCCCGAATGCAGTTGGACGATGAAATCATCCCCGTGCATGCCGGCATGTCGATCGTCATCCCTCCTGGTGTCCGTCACAGAGCAATCGGCACAATGAAAATCATTAACATCGTCTTTCCGAAATTTGATCCGGAAGATGAATGGCTGGATTGA
- a CDS encoding Swt1 family HEPN domain-containing protein, which translates to MAGDNERIKQTLELLGTGLYPVIEQEMKTVYQDTWIDRAKESFRNSPLTSQPEGDAIRWDAHSTLLILWDHWNSVFRNRFTPLERSFVGELREYRNRWAHQSQINTDDTLRILDTAARLLSAAGAKKEAQQLQKERDQLLYQILQYQEQVIVDSPDNRRERLRDAIVFLICGIAIDLGIFFSYGTGILAILFAVFVAAVFAFLAYQRWVTPDKPSYGAHECTNCGKIIYGESCPYCSETTVNE; encoded by the coding sequence GTGGCAGGTGACAATGAGCGCATCAAACAGACTCTGGAGCTACTGGGGACGGGTCTCTATCCTGTGATTGAACAGGAAATGAAGACCGTTTACCAGGATACCTGGATTGATCGTGCTAAAGAGAGCTTCCGTAATTCTCCCCTGACCTCTCAACCTGAAGGTGATGCCATCCGCTGGGATGCCCATTCTACGCTCCTGATATTATGGGATCATTGGAACAGCGTATTTCGAAATCGCTTCACCCCGCTGGAACGCAGTTTTGTGGGGGAGTTGAGAGAGTACCGCAACCGCTGGGCCCATCAGAGCCAGATCAATACCGATGATACGCTGCGTATTCTGGATACCGCAGCCCGTTTGCTCTCTGCCGCCGGTGCGAAGAAAGAGGCACAGCAACTCCAGAAAGAACGTGATCAGTTGCTGTACCAGATCCTGCAATACCAGGAACAGGTGATTGTCGATTCTCCCGATAACCGTCGTGAACGTCTGCGGGATGCGATCGTGTTTCTGATTTGCGGGATCGCGATCGATCTGGGAATTTTCTTTTCCTACGGCACTGGAATCCTGGCGATTCTGTTTGCTGTCTTTGTTGCAGCTGTGTTCGCCTTCCTGGCCTACCAGCGTTGGGTCACACCTGATAAGCCTTCTTACGGTGCTCATGAATGTACGAACTGTGGCAAGATCATCTATGGAGAATCGTGCCCTTACTGCAGCGAAACAACCGTGAACGAATAA
- a CDS encoding DUF1501 domain-containing protein, whose product MAESDRHFNCDPIFTRRQMLQRCGTGLGSLGLASLMASEGMLNTAAGASSVSTESPMAPKTSHFPGKAKHVIHIFLNGGASQVDTFDPKPALAKYAGKMLPTKNLRTERKTGASLPSPFKFKKYGESGLEVSELFSELGECVDDIAFVRSMYTNVPNHEPSLMMMNCGDLIQPRPSMGAWVTYGLGTENQNLPGFVVMCPGGYPITESANWRSAFLPGAYQGTHIDTKHTDIEKLISNIKNKKQSLPEQRRQLDLLQALNRRHQEARVQESALESRIQSFELAYRMQMQASDVFDINQEPQHIHEMYGPGVHARQLMIARRLVERGVRYVQLWHGAGQPWDNHDEIEKNHRRLAAECSRGIAALLKDLKQRGLLQDTIIMCGGEFGRTPVVELPTPGANAGKMNGRDHNNHGFTVWLAGGGVKGGQAYGATDEFGFAAVENKVHVHDLHATVLKLLGFDHERLTYRFAGRDFRLTDVHGNVVEDLIA is encoded by the coding sequence ATGGCTGAATCAGACCGACATTTCAACTGTGACCCGATTTTTACGCGGCGACAGATGTTACAGCGCTGCGGTACCGGACTGGGGTCGCTGGGGTTGGCCTCGCTCATGGCATCAGAGGGGATGCTCAATACAGCCGCGGGGGCATCTTCCGTCAGCACCGAATCGCCGATGGCTCCCAAAACTTCGCATTTTCCGGGCAAAGCCAAGCATGTCATTCATATCTTTCTGAATGGTGGTGCTTCGCAGGTCGATACGTTTGACCCCAAACCGGCATTGGCCAAATATGCAGGAAAAATGCTGCCGACCAAGAATCTGCGTACGGAACGCAAAACAGGTGCCTCCCTGCCCTCTCCCTTTAAATTCAAGAAGTATGGGGAGAGTGGTCTGGAAGTCAGTGAGCTGTTTTCGGAACTGGGCGAATGTGTCGATGATATCGCGTTCGTACGATCCATGTATACCAACGTGCCCAACCACGAACCTTCATTGATGATGATGAACTGTGGGGACCTGATCCAGCCGCGTCCAAGTATGGGAGCCTGGGTGACCTATGGCCTGGGGACTGAAAATCAGAACCTGCCCGGTTTCGTGGTGATGTGTCCGGGAGGCTATCCCATCACGGAGTCCGCCAACTGGCGTTCTGCCTTCTTACCGGGGGCCTACCAGGGAACACACATCGATACCAAGCATACGGATATCGAGAAACTGATCAGCAATATTAAAAACAAGAAACAGTCATTGCCCGAACAGCGTCGCCAGCTTGACCTGCTGCAGGCATTGAACCGTCGTCATCAGGAAGCTCGGGTTCAGGAGTCAGCTCTGGAGTCCCGGATTCAATCCTTCGAACTGGCTTACAGGATGCAGATGCAGGCATCTGATGTGTTTGATATCAATCAGGAACCGCAACACATCCATGAAATGTATGGTCCTGGTGTGCATGCCCGTCAGCTGATGATCGCTCGCCGACTGGTGGAACGGGGAGTCCGTTATGTACAACTCTGGCACGGCGCCGGACAACCCTGGGATAACCATGATGAAATTGAAAAGAACCACCGGCGTCTGGCGGCAGAATGTTCCCGGGGAATTGCTGCTTTATTAAAAGACCTGAAACAGCGCGGCCTGCTGCAGGATACGATCATCATGTGCGGTGGTGAATTTGGACGGACCCCGGTGGTCGAACTGCCGACTCCCGGTGCCAATGCCGGAAAAATGAATGGTCGGGACCACAATAACCACGGGTTTACGGTCTGGCTGGCCGGCGGTGGCGTCAAAGGGGGCCAGGCATACGGGGCGACTGATGAATTCGGTTTCGCTGCCGTGGAAAACAAGGTCCACGTTCATGACCTGCATGCGACAGTCCTGAAGCTCCTGGGGTTTGATCATGAGCGGTTGACCTACCGTTTTGCAGGACGTGATTTTAGATTGACTGATGTTCACGGAAATGTGGTAGAAGATCTGATTGCCTGA